In Populus alba chromosome 4, ASM523922v2, whole genome shotgun sequence, the genomic window ATCCTGACACAGAAGTTCGGAAACATTGCATCCAATCGATTAACTTGAAGTGGATCATGTTTAACAACTGAATCAACATGAAGTAGAGAGATTGTGTCTACACATCAATGCAGCAGAACTATGCCTTAGAAAATTTATATCTGATTATAGTAACATCTTTTGGAAGGCAACTCCACTTGCTTTCACATCTAACATTCAGAAAGCTGTAAGTTTAACAGttgatttaattgaaatggCTCTTTGATTTGGTCATTTAAGGTACTTAATATTCTGTAAATATCAATTCTATGAGGATGAGAAGTATCTCCAGCCACAAagacattttttctcctctccacTTCAATCCAACTGCATCCTGCTGGCTTTTTAAGATCTCTTGTCCTCATCAGTTTCCTTATTTCCATGACTCCATCCCATCTAGCATCTGCTGCATACAGGTTTGACAAAACTACATAGTTACCAATATTCTCTgcttcaattttaaataaacggTCCGCAACAAAACGACCCAATTCCACTTCATGATGGGTCCTGCAGGCACCTAACAGCGTCCCCCATATATTTGCATTAGCTTGAATGGGCATTCCAGTCACCATAGAAAATGCATCATCAATTCTACCTCCCCGAGCAAGAAGATCCACCACACAAGAATATTGTTCCATGGTTAGCTTCATTCCATAGACCTTCTCTATAgaataaaagatatttaatcCTTCATCTACAAGGCCAGCATGACTGCATGCAGATAAAACAGTGGTGATGATAACATGATCTGGCTTTATACCCAATTCAATCATATGAAAGAAAGTCCCAAGAGCTTCCTTTCCCATTCCATGCATGGCATATCCTCTAATCATGGCAGTGAATATAATCAGATCCTTATTTGGAATTAATTGAAAAAGTTTAAAAGCATAGCCTATGCTGCCGCATTTTGCATATACATCTTGCAGAGCTCCATCCAAGTGGAGATCACCAAAACAAGACCTGATCGCATATCCGTGGCACTGCTTTATCAATTGCACAGAAGCCATTTCAGCACATGCTGGAAGGAGGCTCATGATAGTCACTGCATCAGGTTTTATTCCGTGAGCTTGTAGCTCATGGAAAAGACCAAGAGCTTGACTAGAACAATCATTTTCAGCATATAATCTAACCATTAGATTCCAAACGGAGAGATCTGAGGAAGGCATCCTGTTAAAAGTTATATACGCTTCATCAAGTAACCCGCAATTGATGTAACCTGAGATCATTGCTTTGAAAGTGACCAAATTCCTGTTCTCTGATAAACTCTGGAAAACTTTAGATGCGTACTCAATGTTACCACATTTAGCATATGCATCAAGTATTGCATTTCCAATGGTAGGTTCAACATCAAATTTTGATGCTAAAAGACCATGCCTAATTGAGTAGCTATGGGCCTCTTTAACCTTGTCTTCTTTCAAAACATTAACACAAAAGTGAACAACACTTAAGATTGTAACAGAATCAGGTGTAGTTCCTTCACTAAGCATCCACCGTAATAATTCCAGAAACCAGGTATTATACCCACTCTCAACAAGGGCATCAAGCATAGAATTCCATGATATCAGGTCCCTCcgagaaatcataaaaaatgtcTCGTATGCTCCTTCTATGTCATCACACTTGGCATAAAAAGTAACTAGAGCATTCCTGACAGATGTATCCTCACATAATAAAGGATGCCGAAGGACATAGCCATGAATCATTTTACCAACGTGCAAGTTTCTAGACTGTGCACAGGCAGGAATAATGCAGAGAAGGGTGACAGAATCTGGCTCAATCATGTCTAGAGTAAGTAATTCATGAAACAATTCCAAAGCTTTTGACCATTCACCATTTGATGCATATCCTGCAATAATAGCATTCCATGAAACCAAATCTCTCAATTCCATTCTTCGAAACAGCAATTCTGCTTCTTCTACCCGTCCAACTCTTAAATAGAAACTTACCAAAGCATTCCAGACAAAAACATCCGCTAAAAACTCGTTATGCCGGAGCACATAACCGTGAATCTCTTTCCCAAACCAGTAAGCAATATACTCGTCAAAAGATGCACAAACAGGCAGAATATTAGCTAAGGTAGTATAATTTGGCTTTATTTGACCTTTTAGCATCGAACTAAACAATCTAAATGCATCCTCCATCAAATTATTCTCTGCAAACCCTGAAATAATCGCATTCCATGAAACAACATCtttttcatcaatattatcaaaagCAGCATAAGCATCTTGGCATACTAGTCCACATTTTGCATACATCGACACCAATGCATTCCCAGCAAGTGTATGTGTATCCAATCCAGATTTAATAGCATAGCAATTCACACTCCTACCCATATACACATCCCCCAAGCGAGCACAAACAGGAAGAACAATAGCAGCAGTAACAGAACTAGGCTTCGGATAATTAGCACCATGCATTTCCCTGAATAACCTCAAAGTCTCAGCATCATAAACTCTGGACCCAGCATACCCAGATAAGAGAATGTTCCAAAAAATAGGATCACGATCATTACAACTACCAATTTCACCAAAAAGTTTCTTGCTTTCATCTAGAGCTCTACATTTGGCATACATATTAAGCAGGGCCTTAGACACAGCATGGCAAGAAAAATGACCTATTCTAACAATACTCCCATGAAGAGCTCTCCCCCATTTTATAGCTGAAAGTCCAGCGCAAGACTTGAGAATCGATGCAACAGCCTGATAATCTTGTCTAAAATCTCCATTACAGTCACTTATCATGGTATTCCATGCTTTTACATATGGCTCAACCATCTTACTAAACAGCACCACTCTAGTTTTTCTCGACAACCcgagttaaaaaaacaactttttgttgttgttttcagctataaatgaaaaaaaaaaatgagacctTTTTTCTTCACATGGAAATTTCAACAAATAGTTTGCATGCAAAAGATCAACCCTATAAAAGCATAAGAGCAAGATCCAATTGAGCTCAAACCCACCAATTCCTTGAAGATTCATGTTCCATTTTTTCAAAGAAGGCACCTACTTCATTGGTCAACTGAAATTGGGTCCGATCCTCCTTTGAAGAATTTTGAAACTTTCAATGGTAAGGACCACCATTATATTGGTCACTTCACTTTCTCAGGTATTGCCCAATgcaatttttagtttattacaTCAAGGAAATGGCTTTCCTGTCCTCCCGCATACGTTCTCCAATGAAGGGTAGTTTGGGAATTC contains:
- the LOC118050763 gene encoding putative pentatricopeptide repeat-containing protein At5g08490 — translated: MVEPYVKAWNTMISDCNGDFRQDYQAVASILKSCAGLSAIKWGRALHGSIVRIGHFSCHAVSKALLNMYAKCRALDESKKLFGEIGSCNDRDPIFWNILLSGYAGSRVYDAETLRLFREMHGANYPKPSSVTAAIVLPVCARLGDVYMGRSVNCYAIKSGLDTHTLAGNALVSMYAKCGLVCQDAYAAFDNIDEKDVVSWNAIISGFAENNLMEDAFRLFSSMLKGQIKPNYTTLANILPVCASFDEYIAYWFGKEIHGYVLRHNEFLADVFVWNALVSFYLRVGRVEEAELLFRRMELRDLVSWNAIIAGYASNGEWSKALELFHELLTLDMIEPDSVTLLCIIPACAQSRNLHVGKMIHGYVLRHPLLCEDTSVRNALVTFYAKCDDIEGAYETFFMISRRDLISWNSMLDALVESGYNTWFLELLRWMLSEGTTPDSVTILSVVHFCVNVLKEDKVKEAHSYSIRHGLLASKFDVEPTIGNAILDAYAKCGNIEYASKVFQSLSENRNLVTFKAMISGYINCGLLDEAYITFNRMPSSDLSVWNLMVRLYAENDCSSQALGLFHELQAHGIKPDAVTIMSLLPACAEMASVQLIKQCHGYAIRSCFGDLHLDGALQDVYAKCGSIGYAFKLFQLIPNKDLIIFTAMIRGYAMHGMGKEALGTFFHMIELGIKPDHVIITTVLSACSHAGLVDEGLNIFYSIEKVYGMKLTMEQYSCVVDLLARGGRIDDAFSMVTGMPIQANANIWGTLLGACRTHHEVELGRFVADRLFKIEAENIGNYVVLSNLYAADARWDGVMEIRKLMRTRDLKKPAGCSWIEVERRKNVFVAGDTSHPHRIDIYRILSTLNDQIKEPFQLNQLLNLQLSEC